The DNA window ACCTATCATTTGCTTAGGTGGCATTTTAACTATTTGTTATTaagaatatatttgtttaatgtttgagaatttctttggccacctcccaaccttctagctcacctctggtgaaaaacccagaatacccctgacttcggaaatgaacttccgaaatgcaggaaaaaggtgttttcggagatgcatctccgaaagcgccttttttttaaaaaaatttgacttatttcggaaatgcacttccgaaaacaccatttcggaagttcatttccgaaatactgcgcgttttgcagattaagcaaaacagccccctccccctaatcatttaccctaatcttcttccaaactcacaccccaagagatttttgtgcaaaccagttccaagctacctcaaaggctccaactacttgctctattacattcaaaagtcctcaaatccattcaatcggtaagcattttgattttaagatctatgattaaaatgtatattagggtgtttacaaatagaaaaaaatgtattaggttaggtttatactgatatttaggatgtttagaatgtgtagacataggtttgatgtttggttttggggtctgccatgggagttgcagaaaactccatcgcaggggtgtttcggaagttcatttccgaaaacacctccatcctagttttcggaaatgaacttccgaactgtatcagaatttcaattatttttgtttcttcttttgtctcgcatattaatcgatttcaattgtttacaggaacatgtcaggcaaccaaccagcacgcatcagacaggggagagagtctcagactgcgtcggctagacgcgagcgggcggcggcgcagctggcgtcgacccagggacgggggcagggccggggacgccgtgtgcgagttcccgtggacgtgggagagggtacatctgcttcaggatctaggagtcggctggctcgggtatcttcttcccgccagcgagaggaggaggaggaggaggaagaggaggtgccagtgccatactacgagccggagggtgtaccggaggttgaccctccagccggggaggaggatgagcaggaggatggctatccgggagggccctttgacacttccgtgctgattcactaccacgatcacgtcgctcggcggatctgggagggagaggaatttttttaatttaaccgtttatttgtcaccattttttataatctaaccgtTTATATGTCcgtttatttaatatatgtcgcttatttgtttttttttgtaacaggagagagagccgctgaaaatggtcaaccacgcccgcaagattttcggtctgtttaaaccagcagctgagtggtttaacgaccatgtgcgaggttcagggctcagcgggctctgcatgacggggtacaccacgatcagcaccggcatgcagggggcatttgtggagcgctggcacaaggagacgtcctctttccacttgccggttggggagatgacgatcaccttgcacgacgtgcagtgtcttctccacctgccgattagggggccgctgttgacccactccaagatccagagggtggaggccattgagtggatgatgctctacttgggcatggagcacgaggttgctcactatgagtgcgccacgacttctgggcctcatgtccggttcaccacactgagcacttattttgagcatCATCTGGACGCGGCTGTCGAGGCTGAGGGTGCGGGTAACGAGCTGTTCacagagtatcaccgcggctgcgctctccggtgctggtacatgcatgtggtaggcgctgcatgctttgtggacaagagttcCAGGTACGTCGATGTGACCTACCTCTGCTACTTCATGGaactggataccgttcaccagtggaactggggggcagctactctggcatacctctaccagaagctgaatgaggcctccaactggaggacgaggcagttggtcggatcctgcacactgcttacggtacgttttattttaatacattatcgtatttatttatgtttcgtatttatttttaatacattatcgtgtttctgtttcagagctagatcatctcctacttctcccgcatccacggctttcacatcgatcctgcgtacgtggacgccatgcccagggccgccagatacgatctccagagggggaacgatgcggtgggaccataccgtctgtacttggaccgcacgatgcacgacgacgtcacctggaggccgttcgtcgactacgctcaaattgtcccctttgacggcattgctctatattcaggctggttggcatgcgggaccggcatcatggtctggTATCTCccagagcggtgcatgcgtcagtttggaTTCGTGCAGtggatacccaggtcaccgtttgaggctgctcccgacacaatgacccgagtgcagctcactgccatatgggcggagtggcagcagcatgtggtaccgtctcactcgggtcacacaggactggcacagtgaggaggggtacgtcacatggttctaccgggtgtcccatcctctactgagacccgacgttcccggcgctcctaggccaacacatgaggagatcctggagaaccagcaggccgaggatgaccacgccattgatctcctgccgatctgccagcggatagagatgcttgggcgggatgccttggatcggggtgtcgttcttcagggcggtccagacgcagtcgccgtgatggaggcgatcgtcactaatgcgggccgtgcggcggggtacaggcggcagaggagggctcagggtgagagggttaggcacacccagtagtggtcgggtttatttattttttgttttcggattgtatattgcgcacactattactatttggttcggcttgtatatattatttggattttatttatcgtattagtattttcagtttatctgttgcttattttatttggcgtttgcgtttaattaaaatgcgagactgtttaagaaaaaacataaaaaaaaacacagtttctgcataattcggaaatgaacttccgaattcacccatgaggtgttttcggaagttcatctccgaagacaccccccatgaggtgttttcggagatgaacttccgaattatggaaaattttttaaaaaaaaaagcgcttcggaagttcatttccgaagcaggggtattttgggattttcgctgggggtgacccccatagggagatggctaaagaaattttctaatgttttttaataatatttgtgCGTacgtttaaatttttttttaaaatgattcaaTGCTTGAAGAGAAATATTTTTAAGAAGTAAAGTTGCCCTACCATACAAAAAGATTCCTAGGCAAAGTTTCATCATCTTACAAATGGATTTCTTCAAAACTCGTTTTATGGGTTTTTAATTTCTCTATATCGATGTCTTCCGTTCCGGGTTTTAATTTTCTCCTTCAACATGTTCTCTTTAACTATCTCTTTCACATTTGTATTTCTATCTTTTCTTagtattctctctctctctctctctctctctctctctctctctctctctctctctctctctctctctctctctctctctctctctctctctctctctctctctctctctctctctctctccttctaTCTacctatcaatttttttaattctctCCATAATTATACATGTGTTTTGGTTGAAGGAGGGAAATGCATAGAATAAGAGGATTCAGTATAACTAGAATAAGATTCGTCTAATGTGTGGGACAATGATGAATTTTTTTAAGTAAtactaaattatatatatttttaattttatttagtataataaaaattataatatagatGATAAGATgaagagaataaaagagaaaaaataattttaaacgaaaaaaatatgtttaaattATAGAAATGATAAATAAGATGTTgctatttgaattttaaaaatgacaaataaagagaaaaaaaatcattaattttgttttatattttttttctaatatttttaaaaatgtgaaATCTTAAACATTTTATGGATGTGAGAAATTCAACATTCGAACGACTCGGATTCTATGTAACCAAtcgtgaattttttttttcaatatccaagtttttcaaaaaaaaattcacaaatagccaacatttcaaaaatattacgcaaatgaccaaatttttttataaaaaaaacacattGTCGCCAGGCCCAACACTATAATTTAGGCAAATTCGCCAGGCCTAGTGGCGACTTCTCTTACATTTTGGGCCAAGTCGCCAGGCCCAGTGGCCACAATGTGCATTTCTTTTGCTTTTTATTTACTTAACTTAACTTAAATTATTTTGaccattattttttttacttaacttattttacattgttaaattattttactcagaaaaataatattaaataaataaaactaccaatttatattaataaaaaaaactataattacATTAATCATAATAGGGCCCCACATTAATCATAATAAAGTCTACAATTATATTAATCTCTATTTACAATTACATTTTTGGAACGCCGACCCCACATTTTACGGAAGTCCTTAGCGAATGACTTCCAATTTTGTCTGTACCACTGGTTGCTGACTTTTTTAAGATGCCAAGGGTCCAAACACATCGGGGGGCACGGGATTTCTcgatgcatgccgaattggagttTGACACGGTCACtgtggtgcatctccacagtggtgaaccttATGATAGGCGTTTTTGCTGTGCAAACAGTTGCATCTGCTTCGTTGGGTTCATGGCCCAATTCCAAATATGGTCTCCAAGTAAACtgcaaagtaaaaaaaaaaaattacaaattagagAAGATTATTTATGTTACAAATTTAGTTAGAagatggaaagtttgtggtaatACATCTTGTGATCGAAGACGATCCAAGAGTTGgcgataaaaaattattttgtttttgggCGTTAGGCTATAATTCAATCCAGTTGCATTAAacctaaacaaataaaaaaaagataaatcAAATTATTTACAATTATTTATAGAATAAATATACAAAAAGAAATAACATCATTAACTTACCTTGACGCGTACGGGAAGACGAATATGTGCGGGTTTTCAGGGACTAGCCTCGGGATTCTCCACCATCCCCATGCTTGGAGTAAGAATGCACATCCATAAAATTTACAACTATCTTTTTTAGCATTTTTACACAAGGAGCTATAGAGGTAAGCCAAAACCGCATAACCCCAACTATACGTCTTGATGGTATCAATATCCTCAAGCaaacacaagtacataaaatttaTACTATTCCCCGTGCCATCGGGAAATAGCAAGTTAccaaataataacataatataaaatctagttttcattattttttgctcTTCGATCGAAAAATGGTTCAACGTCAAGCGGTCATAATGAATTTTAAAGGTTCAACGTCGACCAGATCTACGCCCAACATTTGCTCTCATAGAGCATTGGGTTGTTGAACGTTTCCATTCACTTCTTTTCCATTAATTGGGAGACCCaataacatgtacacgtcctccAGCGTGACGGTACATTCATCCGGTTGAAGGTGAAAAGTGTGAGTCTCGGGCCTCCAACGTTCACACAATGCCACTATGAATTTAGTATCCATTGTAGTATTTACCAAATTCATTACAAGAACGAATCCCGCACGCTTAATGTAAGGCACAATCTACAGGTCAGGAGCATCCATAGAGTGTGAACGAGTCCGAAATCTAACGAAATCCTAAAAAAATGCATGCAATAATTAATATAGTGTATGAAATAGAGTAATAGATATAGATATAGAAACAAAATAAACATAACAGAggtaataaataaagtaataaacaatatagtaaacaaaataaacaatagagtaaataatataataaacggTATAAACAATAGAGTATGAAATactgtaataaaaaataattgaataaagtAAACAATATAAACAATATGAAGTTACGTATGTTGCAATGTTAGCAATAGTTCCCCGGTGTTCTTGACCCATGGTAAGAAGAGACATGTTTGAAATGTTGAAAAGAAGAGAATGTGGATTTGCTCTGCAATTCTCTAATGAAAAGTGTTTGGTGATGATGAAAATGAATATGAGTTACCGACTATTTATAACCGTTTTGAACTATTAAAAACGTATAAAATAAGATGACAAGACAAGTGCATGATGTGTTAGTC is part of the Vicia villosa cultivar HV-30 ecotype Madison, WI linkage group LG2, Vvil1.0, whole genome shotgun sequence genome and encodes:
- the LOC131649615 gene encoding protein MAIN-LIKE 2-like, translating into MLLFGNLLFPDGTGNSINFMYLCLLEDIDTIKTYSWGYAVLAYLYSSLCKNAKKDSCKFYGCAFLLQAWGWWRIPRLVPENPHIFVFPYASRFNATGLNYSLTPKNKIIFYRQLLDRLRSQDFTWRPYLELGHEPNEADATVCTAKTPIIRFTTVEMHHSDRVKLQFGMHREIPCPPMCLDPWHLKKVSNQWYRQNWKSFAKDFRKMWGRRSKNVIVNRD